A genomic segment from uncultured Alistipes sp. encodes:
- a CDS encoding helix-turn-helix domain-containing protein, with product MKLIFNYEDVFYSFFYDDISGCIHRSREYAMNYVYSGEMILDNGKEQIHVGKGECVFIPRDHHITMYKKTANGERYCGIFLNFTRNFLREMYTKLGQRKVPANTPKLKEEVIKLPKTAEITSLFASLTPFFDPEVKPQDDFMHLKLQEGLLALLHIDKRFAPTLFDFNEPWKIDILDFLNKNYMYEFSMEDLAHYTGRSLATFKRDFKKISDLTPEKWLIRKRLEVAYNLMKEGGNKVVDVYAKVGFRNQSHFSAAFKKQYGIAPTAVTAIV from the coding sequence ATGAAACTCATATTCAACTATGAGGACGTGTTTTACAGCTTCTTTTACGATGACATCAGCGGTTGCATCCACCGCTCGCGGGAGTATGCGATGAATTACGTGTATTCCGGCGAAATGATATTGGACAACGGCAAAGAGCAAATCCATGTCGGAAAGGGAGAATGTGTCTTTATCCCGCGCGACCACCATATCACCATGTATAAAAAGACGGCAAATGGGGAACGCTATTGCGGCATTTTCCTGAACTTTACCCGTAATTTCCTGCGGGAGATGTACACGAAGCTCGGACAGCGCAAGGTTCCGGCCAATACGCCGAAACTGAAGGAGGAAGTCATTAAGCTGCCCAAGACAGCGGAAATAACAAGCCTTTTCGCCTCGTTGACACCGTTTTTCGACCCGGAAGTAAAGCCTCAGGACGATTTCATGCACCTGAAACTGCAGGAAGGGCTGCTCGCCCTGCTTCATATCGACAAACGGTTTGCGCCTACGCTGTTCGATTTCAACGAGCCGTGGAAAATCGACATCCTGGACTTCCTGAACAAGAACTATATGTACGAGTTCTCAATGGAGGATTTGGCGCACTACACGGGAAGAAGCCTTGCCACGTTCAAGCGTGACTTCAAGAAGATAAGCGACCTGACACCCGAAAAGTGGCTTATACGCAAGCGGTTGGAGGTTGCCTACAACTTGATGAAGGAGGGAGGAAACAAGGTAGTGGATGTCTATGCCAAAGTGGGATTTAGAAACCAGTCGCATTTTTCGGCGGCATTCAAGAAACAGTATGGTATCGCTCCGACTGCAGTAACCGCAATTGTATAG
- a CDS encoding HigA family addiction module antitoxin, which translates to MEATAKKIYAPNELACAVAIHPGEMLKDELQARGMSQRKFAGIIGMPYTAFNEIINGKRSITTDTALKIEAATGIAATIWLGLQTDYNMQTARRDNKLSAILENIRKSVAVL; encoded by the coding sequence ATGGAAGCAACAGCAAAGAAAATCTATGCCCCCAACGAGTTGGCCTGTGCGGTGGCCATACATCCGGGAGAAATGCTCAAGGACGAATTGCAGGCACGTGGAATGTCGCAAAGAAAATTTGCCGGGATAATCGGTATGCCTTATACGGCATTCAACGAGATAATCAACGGAAAACGTTCGATAACCACTGATACGGCATTAAAAATTGAGGCTGCGACAGGGATTGCCGCAACAATATGGCTCGGTTTGCAGACTGACTATAATATGCAAACCGCCCGGAGAGACAACAAACTTTCCGCTATTTTGGAGAACATACGCAAATCGGTTGCGGTTCTCTGA
- a CDS encoding aldo/keto reductase has translation MISGMQRHITFRDGQQVCPLGQGTYQMGRRRNEEIKALRRGVDLGLTLIDTAEMYGTEDLVGEAVRDCREQAFIVSKVLPSNASYEGTKRACERSLRRLGTDYIDLYLLHWIGRYPFAETVRALVELQQEGKIRQWGMSNLDVADMEQILSLPHGKDCAANQVLYNLKDWGIEYDLIPWSEKQKIPVMAYTPLGEGRLRNHKTLTEIACRHDATPTQIMLAWVMRTQNIIAIPKASSIAHVEENARSLDISLTEEDLRDIDRAFPAPTHKIHLAGW, from the coding sequence ATGATAAGCGGCATGCAAAGGCACATCACTTTCCGGGACGGGCAGCAGGTCTGCCCGCTCGGTCAAGGCACCTACCAAATGGGACGCAGACGCAACGAGGAAATAAAAGCTTTGCGCCGTGGCGTTGATTTAGGCTTGACATTGATAGATACCGCCGAGATGTACGGTACGGAAGACCTCGTAGGCGAAGCCGTGCGTGATTGCCGCGAACAGGCGTTCATCGTCAGCAAGGTGCTGCCCAGCAATGCCAGCTACGAGGGAACAAAACGTGCCTGCGAGCGGAGCCTGCGACGGCTCGGCACGGATTACATCGATCTTTACCTATTGCATTGGATAGGCCGTTACCCGTTTGCCGAGACCGTCCGTGCTTTGGTGGAACTGCAGCAGGAAGGGAAAATCCGGCAATGGGGCATGAGCAATCTCGATGTGGCGGACATGGAACAGATTCTTTCGCTGCCGCACGGCAAGGACTGCGCCGCCAATCAGGTGCTCTACAATCTGAAAGACTGGGGCATCGAATACGACCTTATCCCGTGGAGCGAGAAACAGAAGATTCCTGTCATGGCCTACACGCCGCTGGGCGAAGGACGGTTGCGCAACCACAAGACGCTGACAGAGATAGCCTGCAGGCATGATGCTACTCCCACACAAATCATGCTGGCATGGGTAATGCGGACGCAGAATATCATCGCCATCCCCAAGGCAAGCAGCATCGCCCATGTGGAGGAGAATGCCCGAAGTCTTGACATATCCCTGACGGAAGAAGACCTGCGAGACATCGACCGGGCGTTTCCAGCTCCTACGCACAAGATTCATTTGGCGGGGTGGTGA
- a CDS encoding aldose epimerase family protein, translating to MRHWHLLLLLSAAGLCSCSDGRLSVVSSDFGALSTGERTTLYTLTNSSGAGMTVCDYGARIVSIQVPDRNGELGDVVVGYGDIASFEEGAERFMGCVIGRYGNRINHASFSIDGQRYELVPNELRDGVPVQCHGGPVGFDRFVWKGTPLQEKDRVGVRFQRVSPDGEQGYPGNLDCSVTYWWTEGNVCRIEYEATTDRPTVVNLSNHTVFNLKGPGDRYVMNHLMQVESDTYVLANRQLCPDRLLPVEGSPFDFRQMRRVDYRLDDYADEQLRIANGMSGCWIVRDWDGTLRKVVDLYAPESGRGVVTLSTEPAFLTFTGRTFDGSQIGKYGPMEKYCGMLLETFHVADSPNQSEFPSTVLRPGETYSSVTEWHFYVK from the coding sequence GTGAGACATTGGCATTTGTTGCTGCTGTTGTCGGCAGCCGGATTATGTTCATGCAGTGACGGCCGCCTCTCTGTGGTTTCGTCGGATTTCGGGGCGCTTTCGACCGGAGAGCGAACGACGCTTTACACCCTGACGAACAGTTCGGGCGCAGGGATGACCGTGTGCGATTATGGCGCGCGGATCGTCAGCATTCAGGTCCCGGACCGGAACGGCGAGTTGGGAGATGTCGTCGTGGGGTACGGAGACATCGCATCGTTTGAAGAGGGCGCGGAGCGGTTCATGGGCTGCGTCATCGGCCGCTACGGGAACCGGATCAACCATGCCTCGTTTTCCATCGATGGCCAAAGGTACGAACTGGTGCCAAACGAACTGCGGGACGGAGTTCCCGTCCAGTGCCATGGCGGTCCCGTGGGTTTCGACCGCTTTGTCTGGAAGGGTACGCCCCTGCAGGAGAAGGATCGGGTCGGCGTGCGATTCCAGCGGGTCAGCCCCGACGGCGAACAGGGCTATCCCGGGAATCTGGACTGCTCGGTGACCTATTGGTGGACCGAAGGGAATGTCTGCCGCATCGAATACGAGGCGACCACCGACCGCCCGACCGTCGTCAACCTCTCGAACCATACGGTATTCAACCTGAAGGGCCCGGGGGACCGCTATGTCATGAACCATCTGATGCAGGTGGAGTCCGATACGTATGTCCTGGCCAACCGGCAGCTTTGTCCCGACCGGCTCCTTCCGGTGGAGGGATCGCCGTTTGACTTCCGGCAGATGCGCCGGGTCGATTACCGGCTGGATGACTATGCCGATGAGCAGTTGCGCATTGCCAACGGCATGTCTGGGTGCTGGATCGTTCGGGATTGGGACGGGACGTTGCGGAAGGTCGTGGATCTCTACGCCCCGGAAAGCGGCCGCGGCGTCGTGACCTTGAGTACCGAACCGGCGTTTCTTACCTTTACGGGCCGGACGTTCGATGGCAGTCAGATCGGGAAATACGGTCCGATGGAAAAGTACTGCGGAATGCTCCTGGAGACATTCCATGTCGCCGATTCGCCGAATCAGTCCGAATTCCCGTCGACCGTGCTCCGACCCGGTGAAACCTACTCCTCGGTAACCGAGTGGCACTTCTATGTCAAATAG
- a CDS encoding type II toxin-antitoxin system RelE/ParE family toxin: MYIEFDKDYLRELFEQGRTSDKKQRYQPEVIRGYYKCVMFLIRAENVEQLYRIRSLNYEVLQGDKKGISSVRINIKYRLEFTVREVLGEQVITVCRLLDISNHYK, translated from the coding sequence ATGTATATAGAGTTCGATAAAGACTATTTGCGTGAGCTATTCGAGCAAGGCCGCACAAGTGACAAGAAGCAGCGCTACCAGCCCGAGGTAATCAGGGGCTACTACAAATGCGTGATGTTTCTCATACGCGCTGAAAATGTAGAACAGCTTTACCGCATACGCTCCTTGAACTACGAAGTGCTGCAAGGCGACAAGAAAGGTATTTCATCCGTGCGCATCAATATCAAATACCGCCTTGAATTTACAGTCAGGGAGGTTCTCGGCGAACAGGTAATAACCGTATGCCGTTTGTTGGACATCAGTAACCATTATAAATAA